In a genomic window of Salmo trutta chromosome 32, fSalTru1.1, whole genome shotgun sequence:
- the slc5a11 gene encoding sodium/myo-inositol cotransporter 2 isoform X1, producing the protein MATTQGTSVPPSQSPGLGVPTLVTVDIVVLVVYFLLVLAVGLWSMWKTKRSTVDGYFLAGKSMSWWPVGTSLFASNVGSGHFMGLAGSGAAAGISAVAYEWNGMLMVLLLGWLFLPIYIASGVTTMPEYLQKRFGGKRIQLFIAILYLFIYIFTKISVDMYAGAVFIQQALQWNIYVAVVVLLLITALYTVAGGLAAVIYTDAAQTGIMLIGALTLMGFSFAEVGGWNALLEGYATAIPSVRDPNTTCGIPRDDAFHLFRDPVTSDLPWPGILLGMSIPSMWYWCSDQVIVQRSLAAKNLLHAKGGSLLAAYLKILPFFMMVLPGMISRILYPDEVACGDPEVCTEVCGNPVGCSDIAYAKLVMKLLPSGLRGLMMAVMIAALMSSLTSIFNSSSTIFTMDLWRHVRPRATEWELMLVGRYTYTHTHAYTYSCSWEGTHTHVHIHSYSCIHILMLVGRYTYTILLRMFVLVLVVVSVLWIPVVQASQGGQLFIYIQSISTYLQPPVSIVFLTGCFWKRTNEKGAFWGLFLGLLVGGVRMALDFIYPSPLCYQEDSRPDVVKHVHYLYFSTMLSLLTLVVVVGVSLATEKPSPEQISRLTWFTRFDKVEKSSGALETVETVTSATETESAEQEDREQEKANGETHLQRKVSSEASVRSQSRLKAALYWLCGMERQKEGDSAPQPPLLLDPASSLEEDPCLSHVVNANLIICLSIAVFIIGYWA; encoded by the exons ATGGCTACCACCCAGGGGACCAGCGTGCCCCCCTCCCAATCCCCAGGTTTAGGTGTACCCACCCTGGTCACTGTAGACATTGTGGTGCTCGTTGTCTACTTTCTCCTTGTACTGGCTGTGGGCCTCTGG TCCATGTGGAAAACCAAGCGGAGCACAGTGGATGGATACTTCCTGGCAGGAAAGAGCATGTCCTGGTGGCCG gtgGGCACCTCTCTGTTTGCCAGTAATGTGGGTAGCGGCCACTTCATGGGCCTGGCAGGCTCAGGAGCGGCAGCGGGCATCAGTGCTGTGGCATATGAGTGGAAC GGGATGCTGATGGTGCTGCTCTTGGGTTGGCTTTTCCTGCCCATCTACATCGCTTCTGGG GTGACAACTATGCCTGAATACTTGCAGAAGCGATTCGGGGGGAAGAGAATACAATTATTCATAGCTATTTTATATTTATTCATTTACATCTTCACAAAGATATCG gtggaTATGTATGCTGGGGCAGTGTTTATTCAACAGGCCCTGCAGTGGAACATCTATGTAGCTGTGGTGGTGCTTCTGCTCATCACGGCTCTCTACACTGTAGCAG GTGGTCTGGCTGCAGTCATCTACACAGACGCTGCCCAGACTGGCATCATGTTGATAGGAGCACTCACCCTCATGGGCTTCA GTTTCGCTGAGGTGGGGGGCTGGAACGCCCTCCTAGAGGGGTATGCTACGGCCATCCCCTCGGTACGCGACCCCAACACCACATGTGGCATCCCCCGGGATGACGCCTTCCACCTGTTCCGTGACCCCGTGACCTCTGACCTGCCCTGGCCGGGCATCCTCCTGGGCATGTCCATACCCTCCATGTGGTACTGGTGCTCAGACCAG GTGATAGTGCAGCGCTCCCTGGCTGCTAAGAACTTGCTCCATGCTAAAGGAGGCTCCCTGCTGGCTGCCTACCTCAAGATCCTGCCCTTCTTCATGATGGTCCTGCCCGGCATGATCAGCAGAATACTCTACCCAG ACGAGGTGGCGTGTGGTGACCCTGAGGTGTGTACTGAGGTGTGTGGGAACCCAGTGGGCTGTTCAGACATCGCCTACGCCAAACTGGTCATGAAGCTACTGCCCTCAG gTCTGCGTGGTCTGATGATGGCGGTGATGATTGCTGCTCTCATGTCCTCCCTCACCTCCATCTTCAACAGCTCCAGCACCATCTTCACCATGGACCTGTGGAGGCATGTCCGGCCCCGCGCAACCGAGTGGGAACTCATGCTTGTGGGAAGGTACACATACACTCATACTCATGCATACACATACTCATGCTCGTGGGAAGGTacacatacacatgtacacatacactCATACTCATGCATACACATACTCATGCTCGTGGGAAGGTACACATACACTATCCTCCTCAGGATGTTTGTGCTGGTTCTGGTGGTGGTGTCAGTGCTGTGGATCCCTGTGGTCCAGGCCAGTCAGGGAGGACAGCTGTTTATCTACATCCAGTCCATCAGTACCTACCTCCAGCCTCCTGTTTCCATCGTCTTCCTGACTGGATGCTTCTGGAAGAGGACCAATGagaag GGGGCTTTCTGGGGCCTGTTCCTGGGCCTACTGGTGGGCGGTGTGAGGATGGCCCTAGACTTTATCTATCCCTCACCACTGTGTTACCAGGAGGACAGCAGGCCTGATGTGGTGAAACATGTCCACTACCTCTACTTCTCCACCATGCTGTCTCTGCTcaccctggtggtggtggtgggggtcaGCCTGGCCACGGAGAAACCCAGCCCAGAGCAG ATCAGccgcctcacctggttcaccagaTTTGATAAGGTGGAGAAGAGCAGTGGAGCTTTAGAGACAGTAGAGACTGTGACTAGTGCTACAGAGACCGAGAGTGCAGAGCAGGAAGACAGAGAGCAGGAGAAGGCTAACGGAGAGACACACCTTCAGAGGAAAG tctcctcaGAAGCCAGTGTGAGGAGCCAGTCCAGGCTGAAGGCCGCCCTCTACTGGCTGTGTGGGATGGAGCGGCAAAAGGAGGGTGACAGCGCCCCACAGCCCCCTCTTCTTCTCGACCCCGCTAGCTCTCTGGAAGAGGACCCATGCCTTAGCCACGTGGTCAACGCCAACCTCATCATCTGCCTCTCCATCGCCGTCTTTATCATTGGCTACTGGGCCTAG
- the slc5a11 gene encoding sodium/myo-inositol cotransporter 2 isoform X2 — MATTQGTSVPPSQSPGLGVPTLVTVDIVVLVVYFLLVLAVGLWSMWKTKRSTVDGYFLAGKSMSWWPVGTSLFASNVGSGHFMGLAGSGAAAGISAVAYEWNGMLMVLLLGWLFLPIYIASGVTTMPEYLQKRFGGKRIQLFIAILYLFIYIFTKISVDMYAGAVFIQQALQWNIYVAVVVLLLITALYTVAGGLAAVIYTDAAQTGIMLIGALTLMGFSFAEVGGWNALLEGYATAIPSVRDPNTTCGIPRDDAFHLFRDPVTSDLPWPGILLGMSIPSMWYWCSDQVIVQRSLAAKNLLHAKGGSLLAAYLKILPFFMMVLPGMISRILYPDEVACGDPEVCTEVCGNPVGCSDIAYAKLVMKLLPSGLRGLMMAVMIAALMSSLTSIFNSSSTIFTMDLWRHVRPRATEWELMLVGRMFVLVLVVVSVLWIPVVQASQGGQLFIYIQSISTYLQPPVSIVFLTGCFWKRTNEKGAFWGLFLGLLVGGVRMALDFIYPSPLCYQEDSRPDVVKHVHYLYFSTMLSLLTLVVVVGVSLATEKPSPEQISRLTWFTRFDKVEKSSGALETVETVTSATETESAEQEDREQEKANGETHLQRKVSSEASVRSQSRLKAALYWLCGMERQKEGDSAPQPPLLLDPASSLEEDPCLSHVVNANLIICLSIAVFIIGYWA, encoded by the exons ATGGCTACCACCCAGGGGACCAGCGTGCCCCCCTCCCAATCCCCAGGTTTAGGTGTACCCACCCTGGTCACTGTAGACATTGTGGTGCTCGTTGTCTACTTTCTCCTTGTACTGGCTGTGGGCCTCTGG TCCATGTGGAAAACCAAGCGGAGCACAGTGGATGGATACTTCCTGGCAGGAAAGAGCATGTCCTGGTGGCCG gtgGGCACCTCTCTGTTTGCCAGTAATGTGGGTAGCGGCCACTTCATGGGCCTGGCAGGCTCAGGAGCGGCAGCGGGCATCAGTGCTGTGGCATATGAGTGGAAC GGGATGCTGATGGTGCTGCTCTTGGGTTGGCTTTTCCTGCCCATCTACATCGCTTCTGGG GTGACAACTATGCCTGAATACTTGCAGAAGCGATTCGGGGGGAAGAGAATACAATTATTCATAGCTATTTTATATTTATTCATTTACATCTTCACAAAGATATCG gtggaTATGTATGCTGGGGCAGTGTTTATTCAACAGGCCCTGCAGTGGAACATCTATGTAGCTGTGGTGGTGCTTCTGCTCATCACGGCTCTCTACACTGTAGCAG GTGGTCTGGCTGCAGTCATCTACACAGACGCTGCCCAGACTGGCATCATGTTGATAGGAGCACTCACCCTCATGGGCTTCA GTTTCGCTGAGGTGGGGGGCTGGAACGCCCTCCTAGAGGGGTATGCTACGGCCATCCCCTCGGTACGCGACCCCAACACCACATGTGGCATCCCCCGGGATGACGCCTTCCACCTGTTCCGTGACCCCGTGACCTCTGACCTGCCCTGGCCGGGCATCCTCCTGGGCATGTCCATACCCTCCATGTGGTACTGGTGCTCAGACCAG GTGATAGTGCAGCGCTCCCTGGCTGCTAAGAACTTGCTCCATGCTAAAGGAGGCTCCCTGCTGGCTGCCTACCTCAAGATCCTGCCCTTCTTCATGATGGTCCTGCCCGGCATGATCAGCAGAATACTCTACCCAG ACGAGGTGGCGTGTGGTGACCCTGAGGTGTGTACTGAGGTGTGTGGGAACCCAGTGGGCTGTTCAGACATCGCCTACGCCAAACTGGTCATGAAGCTACTGCCCTCAG gTCTGCGTGGTCTGATGATGGCGGTGATGATTGCTGCTCTCATGTCCTCCCTCACCTCCATCTTCAACAGCTCCAGCACCATCTTCACCATGGACCTGTGGAGGCATGTCCGGCCCCGCGCAACCGAGTGGGAACTCATGCTTGTGGGAAG GATGTTTGTGCTGGTTCTGGTGGTGGTGTCAGTGCTGTGGATCCCTGTGGTCCAGGCCAGTCAGGGAGGACAGCTGTTTATCTACATCCAGTCCATCAGTACCTACCTCCAGCCTCCTGTTTCCATCGTCTTCCTGACTGGATGCTTCTGGAAGAGGACCAATGagaag GGGGCTTTCTGGGGCCTGTTCCTGGGCCTACTGGTGGGCGGTGTGAGGATGGCCCTAGACTTTATCTATCCCTCACCACTGTGTTACCAGGAGGACAGCAGGCCTGATGTGGTGAAACATGTCCACTACCTCTACTTCTCCACCATGCTGTCTCTGCTcaccctggtggtggtggtgggggtcaGCCTGGCCACGGAGAAACCCAGCCCAGAGCAG ATCAGccgcctcacctggttcaccagaTTTGATAAGGTGGAGAAGAGCAGTGGAGCTTTAGAGACAGTAGAGACTGTGACTAGTGCTACAGAGACCGAGAGTGCAGAGCAGGAAGACAGAGAGCAGGAGAAGGCTAACGGAGAGACACACCTTCAGAGGAAAG tctcctcaGAAGCCAGTGTGAGGAGCCAGTCCAGGCTGAAGGCCGCCCTCTACTGGCTGTGTGGGATGGAGCGGCAAAAGGAGGGTGACAGCGCCCCACAGCCCCCTCTTCTTCTCGACCCCGCTAGCTCTCTGGAAGAGGACCCATGCCTTAGCCACGTGGTCAACGCCAACCTCATCATCTGCCTCTCCATCGCCGTCTTTATCATTGGCTACTGGGCCTAG